One window from the genome of Oligoflexus sp. encodes:
- a CDS encoding helix-turn-helix transcriptional regulator, protein MKKKIENEEYIEYTKGDNVFEDLGFRPDESARLRFKQELWLYIVDNIKQRELTQHQVSKILDVPQSRVSNVMNGKIQGMTIDSLMEFAAKLDQNVTFEIKRLA, encoded by the coding sequence ATGAAAAAGAAAATCGAAAACGAAGAATACATCGAATATACCAAAGGCGACAATGTTTTCGAGGATCTGGGTTTCCGCCCAGACGAGAGCGCCCGCTTGCGTTTCAAACAGGAACTTTGGCTCTATATTGTCGATAATATAAAGCAGCGCGAGCTGACTCAGCATCAGGTTTCGAAAATTCTTGATGTTCCCCAGTCGCGCGTAAGCAATGTTATGAACGGAAAAATTCAGGGAATGACGATAGACTCACTTATGGAGTTTGCAGCAAAGCTTGATCAGAATGTTACGTTTGAAATAAAACGCCTTGCTTGA
- a CDS encoding type II toxin-antitoxin system RelE/ParE family toxin codes for MKDLLWIGNALKELRDLPEDVKREIGFDLRLLQKGLEARDFKPMITVGKGVLEIRVRDGEGRNVGRCFYVVNRGDKVIVLHSFVKKSQKTPKAEIEKGQLRYKTMEQVLK; via the coding sequence GTGAAAGATCTGCTTTGGATTGGGAATGCGTTGAAAGAACTTCGAGATCTTCCTGAGGACGTAAAGCGCGAAATAGGTTTCGATCTGCGACTGCTTCAAAAAGGTTTGGAAGCTCGGGACTTTAAACCCATGATCACAGTGGGTAAGGGGGTTCTGGAAATCCGGGTTCGGGACGGTGAAGGTCGAAACGTTGGTCGCTGTTTTTACGTCGTGAACCGTGGGGACAAGGTTATCGTGCTTCATTCTTTCGTAAAAAAGTCCCAGAAAACCCCGAAAGCTGAAATCGAAAAAGGACAGCTTCGCTATAAGACCATGGAACAGGTTCTGAAATAA